From the genome of Polyangiaceae bacterium, one region includes:
- a CDS encoding serine/threonine protein kinase: MKGCAKCHRLYADDIGVCPVEGATLESTDKLRPEPDPEDPRVGNAICYGRYEIWRVLADGAMGRVYQALDRARDRTVALKVLHARISEDQVALARFHREFEISARVAHEHIVEIYAFELDPAGNRVLVMEYLEGEALRTLLKRQRVLPPERVIRMLAQMAKGLRVAHDLNLVHRDLKPDNIFLCASREGDVVKILDFGSIRDNSLGAKRITVVGTTIGSPYYMSPEQAQGAAELDSRADVWSMAAIAYEAITGNVPFDGVGDGAILHSIVNRPHRLPSDVGKAYGVPRALDAVMDDALAKSPANRTASVGEFVDRIGRVYGLDGTYADWAATPEAELRELLRIALIARVAPEPEPEKAEDYSALDAAFDAAFDPPPAQPVAIAPDPPRERVEELPISEQLPTRRPWVLPVVLVIMFVVGMLIAVAIRR; this comes from the coding sequence ACGCCATCTGCTATGGCCGCTACGAGATCTGGCGAGTGCTCGCCGATGGCGCGATGGGCCGTGTGTATCAAGCCCTCGATCGAGCGCGCGATCGCACCGTCGCCCTCAAGGTCTTGCACGCGCGCATTTCCGAAGATCAGGTCGCTCTCGCGCGGTTTCATCGCGAGTTCGAAATCAGCGCGCGCGTGGCGCACGAGCACATCGTCGAGATCTACGCGTTCGAGCTCGATCCCGCGGGCAATCGCGTGCTCGTCATGGAGTACCTCGAGGGTGAGGCGCTCAGAACGTTGCTCAAACGTCAGCGCGTGTTGCCTCCCGAGCGTGTGATTCGGATGCTCGCGCAGATGGCCAAAGGCCTTCGCGTCGCGCACGACCTGAATCTCGTTCATCGAGATCTGAAACCGGACAACATCTTCCTCTGTGCGAGCCGTGAAGGCGATGTCGTCAAGATCCTCGACTTCGGCAGCATTCGCGACAATTCATTGGGGGCCAAACGAATCACCGTCGTTGGTACGACGATCGGCTCGCCCTACTACATGTCGCCCGAACAAGCTCAAGGTGCAGCCGAGCTCGATAGTCGCGCCGATGTGTGGTCCATGGCTGCGATCGCGTATGAAGCGATCACGGGCAACGTGCCGTTCGATGGCGTTGGTGATGGCGCGATCCTGCACAGCATCGTCAACAGGCCGCATCGCCTGCCAAGCGATGTGGGCAAGGCATACGGCGTTCCGCGAGCGCTCGATGCGGTCATGGATGACGCTCTCGCGAAGTCACCGGCGAACCGCACCGCATCCGTGGGTGAGTTCGTGGATCGGATCGGTCGCGTCTACGGTCTCGATGGCACGTATGCCGACTGGGCGGCGACACCCGAAGCCGAGTTACGCGAGCTTTTGCGAATTGCTCTCATCGCGCGTGTGGCTCCCGAACCCGAGCCAGAGAAGGCGGAAGATTACAGTGCGCTCGATGCTGCCTTCGATGCAGCGTTCGATCCTCCGCCAGCGCAACCCGTGGCGATAGCGCCGGATCCGCCTCGAGAACGCGTGGAAGAACTGCCGATTTCAGAGCAACTTCCAACTCGTCGCCCGTGGGTTCTGCCGGTCGTGCTCGTCATCATGTTCGTCGTCGGGATGCTCATTGCTGTAGCAATCCGACGCTAG